A genomic window from Diospyros lotus cultivar Yz01 chromosome 2, ASM1463336v1, whole genome shotgun sequence includes:
- the LOC127795065 gene encoding transmembrane 9 superfamily member 7, translating into MGSSSASERAFTLFFALLLLISSANSFYLPGVAPRDFQRGDLLLVKVNKLSSTKTQLPYDYYFLKYCKPSKITNNAENLGEVLRGDRIENSVYTFNMGEEQPCKVACRVTLDAESAKNFREKIGDEYRVNMILDNLPVAVRRQRRDGSPSTTYEHGFRVGLKGNYQGSKEDKYFINNHLSFRVMYHKDTEIDSARIVGFEVTPSSIKHEYKEWDEKNPQLTTCNQNTKNIIHNSNILQEVDADKEVVFTYDVSFKESDVKWASRWDTYLLMNDDQIHWFSIINSLMIVLFLSGMVAMIMMRTLYRDIANYNQLETQDEAQEETGWKLLHGDVFRAPINSGLLCVYIGTGVQVLGMTLVTMIFAVLGFLSPSNRGGLMTAMVLLWVFMGLFAGHASARLYKMFKGIEWKRNTLKTAVMFPGILFAIFFVLNALIWGEKSSGAVPFGTMFALVCLWFGISVPLVFVGSYLGFKKPAIEDPVKTNKIPRQIPDQAWYMKPVFSILIGGILPFGAVFIELFFILTSIWLNQFYYIFGFLFIVFVILIITCAEISIVLCYFQLCSEDYHWWWRAYLTAGSSALYLFLYSIFYFFTKLQITKLVSGILYFGYMLIISYAFFVLTGTIGFYACFWFVRKIYSSVKID; encoded by the exons ATGGGAAGCAGCTCAGCCTCAGAGAGAGCCTTCACTCTGTTCTTCGCTCTGCTACTGCTAATCTCATCGGCGAACTCGTTCTATCTCCCCGGCGTCGCTCCTCGCGATTTCCAAAGG GGTGATCTCCTTCTTGTTAAAGTGAACAAGCTGTCTTCTACGAAGACACAGCTTCCTTATgactactatttcttgaaataCTGCAAACCTTCCAAAATTACAAACAATGCTGAGAATTTGGGGGAGGTCCTTCGAGGTGACCGTATAGAGAATTCTGTTTACACT TTCAATATGGGGGAAGAGCAGCCATGCAAAGTTGCTTGTCGGGTCACCCTTGATGCTGAATCTGCAAAgaattttagggaaaaaattgGTGATGAGTACAGAGTTAACAT GATTCTGGATAACCTTCCGGTTGCTGTTCGGAGACAAAGGAGGGATGGTAGTCCATCAACTACTTACGAACATGGCTTTCGGGTGGGGCTCAAAGGAAACTATCAGGGG AGCAAAGAGGAtaagtattttataaataaCCACTTGAGCTTTAGAGTTATGTATCACAAGGACACAGAGATTGATTCTGCCAGAATTGTTGGCTTTGAGGTTACTCCAAGCAG TATTAAACACGAGTACAAGGAGTGGGATGAAAAGAATCCTCAGTTGACAACATGCAACCAGAACACCAAAAACATAATTCATAATAGCAACATTCTGCAGGAAGTTGATGCAGACAAGGAGGTGGTTTTTACATATGATGTTTCTTTCAAG GAAAGTGATGTCAAATGGGCTTCGCGTTGGGACACTTACCTCCTCATGAATGATGATCAGATTCACTGGTTCTCCATCATAAACTCACTGATGATTGTCCTCTTCCTTTCTGGCATGGTTGCCATGATTATGATGAGAACCCTGTATAGAGATATTGCAAATTATAATCAATTGGAAACGCAGGATGAGGCTCAGGAAGAAACAGGGTGGAAACTTCTCCATGGAGATGTTTTTAGGGCACCAATCAACTCAGGGTTGCTCTGCGTTTATATTGGGACTGGGGTGCAGGTTTTAGGGATGACACTTGTTACCATGATATTTGCAGTGCTTGGTTTCTTATCACCTTCCAATCGAGGTGGGCTTATGACTGCCATGGTTCTCTTGTGGGTCTTCATGGGCTTGTTTGCTGGTCATGCCTCTGCACGTCTATACAAAATGTTTAAGGGCATCGAGTGGAAGAGGAATACTTTAAAAACTGCCGTAATGTTTCCTGGTATTCTCTTTGCCATCTTCTTCGTGCTGAATGCCCTGATTTGGGGGGAGAAATCTTCTGGAGCTGTACCGTTTGGGACAATGTTTGCTCTTGTGTGCTTGTGGTTTGGCATATCAGTACCTTTGGTGTTTGTGGGCAGTTACTTGGGTTTTAAGAAACCAGCCATTGAAGATCCAGTGAagacaaataaaatcccaaggCAGATACCAGACCAGGCGTGGTACATGAAACCAGTCTTCTCTATACTGATTGGAGGCATTCTTCCTTTTGGGGCTGTTTTCATTGAGCTATTCTTTATCCTGACATCCATATGGCTGAACCAGTTCTATTACATCTTCGGCTTCCTTTTCATTGTGTTTGTCATCCTTATAATCACATGTGCCGAGATTAGTATTGTGCTTTGCTATTTCCAGCTGTGCAGTGAAGACTACCACTGGTGGTGGAGGGCTTACCTGACTGCTGGTTCCTCTGCTTTGTACCTTTTCCTGTATTccatcttttatttcttcactAAGCTGCAAATCACAAAGCTGGTTTCAGGCATCCTCTACTTCGGCTACATGTTAATCATCTCATATGCCTTCTTTGTCCTGACTGGTACAATTGGATTCTATGCTTGCTTCTGGTTTGTACGAAAAATCTACTCATCAGTGAAAATTGACTGA